Proteins encoded together in one Bactrocera neohumeralis isolate Rockhampton unplaced genomic scaffold, APGP_CSIRO_Bneo_wtdbg2-racon-allhic-juicebox.fasta_v2 cluster11, whole genome shotgun sequence window:
- the LOC126765950 gene encoding uncharacterized protein LOC126765950 → METQRHRRRTHLDNSEAPRNRRGRTSVYDIRQMEQAAFNYDATIDYSMYAYIGQMNIECIHCKAFKFKNETPGMCCAGGKVKLPVLELPPEPLHSLVFGNSPTSKHFLLNIQKYNSCFQMTSFGATNIIKDGFMPTFKIQGQIYHRAGSLLPFPDGDHKFLQIYFIDGENRELNKRCAISTNTRRSIVNELQTFFHQHNELVKLFKVALERMPSDGHKIIIKADKTPIGKHTRRFNAPTIDEVAIVVVGEQFQSRDIVLYRRNENLQRISELHRCYDALQYPILF, encoded by the exons atggaaacacaACGACACAGACGGAGAACTCACTTGGATAATAGTGAAGCACCAAGAAACCGTCGTGGGCGTACGTCCGTTTATGATATACGTCAAATGGAACAAGCGGCTTTCAATTACGATGCCACCATTGATTACAGCATGTATGCCTACATTGGCCAGATGAATATAGAATGTATACATtgcaaagcatttaaatttaaaaacgaaacGCCTGGCATGTGTTGTGCTGGTGGGAAAGTCAAATTACCGGTGCTAGAACTTCCGCCAGAACCTTTGCATTCATTGGTTTTTGGTAATTCGCCAACGTCAAAGCATTTcctcttaaatattcaaaaatacaattcatgctttcaaatgacatcttttggagctacaaatattataaaagatggATTTATGCCGACGTTTAAG ATTCAAGGTCAAATATACCATAGAGCTGGGTCTTTGCTACCATTCCCAGATggtgatcataaatttttgcaaatatatttcattgatgGTGAGAATCGAGAATTAAATAAGCGCTGTGCAATTTCGACGAATACGAGAAGATCAATCGTGAatgaattgcaaacattttttcatcaacaCAATGAATTGGTGAAATTGTTTAAAGTGGCACTCGAACGGATGCCCTCCGATGGccacaaaatcataataaaagccGATAAAACACCAATTGGGAAGCACACCAGACGATTCAATGCACCAACGATTGATGAAGTAGCCATTGTTGTGGTTGGCGAACAGTTTCAGTCACGAGACATTGTTTTGTATCGTAGAAATGAGAATTTACAACGTATTTCAGAACTCCATCGCTGTTATGATGCATTGCAATACCCCATTTTGTTTTGA